Proteins from a genomic interval of Nematostella vectensis chromosome 12, jaNemVect1.1, whole genome shotgun sequence:
- the LOC125557533 gene encoding trichohyalin-like: MRRSAACPRRGHVLTLAFITQFSQRKRTSTEEQANAKRIRDKERPLTEEQANAKRIRERERTLTEEQANAKRIRERERPLTEEQANAKRIRERERTLTEEQANAKRIRERERPLTEEQANAKRIRERERKLTIEQANAKRIRERERTSTEEQANAKRIRDRKRPLTEEQANAKRIRERERPLTEEQANAKRIRDKERTLTEEQANAKRIRERERPLTEEQANAKRIRERERPLTIEQANAKRIRERERPLTEKQANAKRIRERERPLTEKQANAKRIRERERPLTEEQANAKRIRERERPLTEKQANAKRIRERERPLTEKQANAKRIRERERPLTEEQANAKRIKERERPLTEKQANAKRIKERERPLTEKQANAKRIRERERPLTEEQANAKRIRDRKRPLTEEQANAKRIREKGSVP; this comes from the exons ATGCGACGCTCGGCTGCCTGCCCGCGCAGAGGCCAC GTGCTTACTCTAGCATTTATTACGCAGTTTAGCCAAAGGAAGCGTACATCGACAGAAGAGCAGGCAAATGCAAAAAGAATAAGAGATAAGGAGCGTCCCCTGACAGAAGAGCAAGCAAATGCAAAAAGAATAAGAGAGAGGGAGCGTACACTGACAGAAGAGCAGGCAAATGCAAAAAGAATAAGAGAGAGGGAGCGTCCCCTGACAGAAGAGCAGGCAAATGCAAAAAGAATAAGAGAGAGGGAGCGTACACTGACAGAAGAGCAGGCAAATGCAAAAAGAATAAGAGAGAGGGAGCGTCCCCTGACAGAAGAGCAGGCAAATGCAAAAAGAATAAGAGAGAGGGAGCGTAAACTGACAATAGAGCAAGCAAATGCAAAAAGAATAAGAGAGAGGGAGCGTACATCGACAGAAGAGCAGGCAAATGCAAAAAGAATAAGAGACAGGAAGCGTCCCCTGACAGAAGAGCAGGCAAATGCAAAAAGAATAAGAGAGAGGGAGCGTCCCCTGACAGAAGAGCAAGCAAATGCAAAAAGAATAAGAGATAAGGAGCGTACACTGACAGAAGAGCAGGCCAATGCAAAAAGAATAAGAGAGAGGGAGCGTCCCCTGACAGAAGAGCAGGCAAATGCAAAAAGAATAAGAGAGAGGGAGCGTCCCCTGACAATAGAGCAAGCAAATGCAAAAAGAATAAGAGAGAGGGAGCGTCCCCTGACAGAAAAGCAAGCAAATGCAAAAAGAATAAGAGAGAGGGAGCGTCCCCTGACAGAAAAGCAAGCAAATGCGAAAAGAATAAGAGAGAGGGAGCGTCCCCTGACAGAAGAGCAAGCAAATGCAAAAAGAATAAGAGAGAGGGAGCGTCCCCTGACAGAAAAGCAAGCAAATGCAAAAAGAATAAGAGAGAGGGAGCGTCCCCTGACAGAAAAGCAAGCAAATGCAAAAAGAATAAGAGAGAGGGAGCGTCCCCTGACAGAAGAGCAAGCAAAtgcaaaaagaataaaagaGAGGGAGCGTCCCCTGACAGAAAAGCAAGCAAAtgcaaaaagaataaaagaGAGGGAGCGTCCCCTGACAGAAAAGCAAGCAAATGCAAAAAGAATAAGAGAGAGGGAGCGTCCCCTGACAGAAGAGCAAGCAAATGCAAAAAGAATAAGAGACAGGAAGCGTCCCCTGACAGAAGAGCAGGCAAATGCAAAAAGAATAAGAGAGAAAGGGAGCGTCCCCTGA